The DNA window CTTTAAATGTGTCATGTGGAAGGGTTTATTTAACACAGTGATCcccacagcagcagaaatgagtgTCTCCTCATTAAGAGTGCCAATGTGCACCTTTACACACGGAGTAACGGCgccattttattgattattatttacTCCCAGAAACACTCGTTTTGATTTATTGGTAGTTTTTCTTTATGCAAATTTTAGTGCTTGTGAATTGTACTtgttctccctgtatgtctctgtctgcaactttgtgtttttgctgctgaccgtcttggccaggtctcccttgaaaaagagattcttAATCTCAACAGGACTAACCTGgctaaataaaggttaaataaaataaaaataaaaattagttAAGTTTCTAGTAGTACCTTTGTTGTAAgttgaaacaaatattttgacATCCCGAATCATGGACATCAGCATATTAGATTCTTAAAGTGAAAATTTGTCACCTTTTGTGTGGATATCCAATCAGTGCTGATGGTAATGTAGTCAATAATTGAACCAATAAATTCCTCAGTGCATGCTATATTGACTGATAAAGCTAGGTTTGCAGCTGCAAAATTGGTTGCCAGGAGGCAGTCTTTAAATGTCGCTAAACAATAGGACTTGTTCTCTTTGCTTGTATTATGAACTAGCTACATACCCAACAGCGAAAATGGTATCCCAAAATATGTTTGCAGAGGAATTTATGGACGAGGATGCATTTTACATTGGTTTGGCTGACTGGCATAGTAAGTcgtatttatttgagccagagtaTACTGCTGAAGAAATGCAGCAGAGAGCAGCCAAGGCTGCAGCTGCACAAGAGGATATGGCTAACTGGGAACCTCCAAAACCTGAGCTGAGGAGAGCAAACACCGACTTTTGGTGCCTTTGCTCAAATTGCCCTCTGATACCAACAGAAGCTGAATCATTGTGCTGCACTGAATTTCAGTGTGGGCAGTAACTCAGTATTGAGaaatgcatgccaatgattttaaaaactgtaaaccTACAGTACAactgtggtggaaacacaacGTAAACAGAAAATTGATGCAGTCAGTACAGTCACAATAATTATGTTGAGTTATGGGATATACTGAGGGATAGTCTGACTCAAGACTCAAGATGTCATCAATCTGCATACTTTCAAATACTGCAATAATTTTTTTATAATCCTTAGAAAAAAATTTTGGGGTTGATGATGATAGTGAAGATGATGGTGGTCTTTTTGCTTTGACTCTGTCCCTCAGATCTTGGTTGTATGGTTCAGTACAGAGGAGCCAACAGGTGagaattttctctctctctttgtttttctaTTATTCATCTTTATTTGTGCCCCCCCTGACTGTCCTTCCCCCCACAGGGCGGTGTACAGAGTGGCCAGCGTCCAGCCCGTCGTCAGCACCCACAGCTCTGTCATGACTCGCCCCTCTCCACAcctctcctcccttcctcctcctcttcctccctccattCCTCCTCCCCAGCACTCCCCCCAGATGtcgtccctccctccccctgtGCCAGCCCTCCCTGCCCAGTGCTCCTTGGCTGGCGGAGGTGACCCCTCCTCTCAGCCGCATCCCCAGCACAGTCAGTCGCACTCATACTCTCAGCAGCACTCCCAGCACCACCTTCATCCACAAAGCAGCAGTCAGTCCAGCACACAATCTCAGTCCCTGCACCTGTCCCATTCCCAACCAACATCCCACTCACATTCCCAGTCCCTTTCATACCCCCAGTCCCATTCCCTGTCTCGTTCCCAGTCCCATACACAGGCACAGTCCCAGTCCCAGTCCCAGCTCAACACTCCAGAGCAGAACGGCATCCTGGACTGGCTGCGCAGGCTTCGGCTCCATAAGTATTACCCTGTCTTCAAACAGCTCACCATGGAGGAGGTGATTCAGCTTTAGATTCTGTCCTTTAATTACTCAAGATATCTTACAGGAAACAAGTACGCTCAATCACTTACTGAAATCAGCAGTTCAAGCTGTAGTCATAGTTGTTCATGTAATGTAGTAGCTTTTtacactcaaaaaaaaacaggatgtcTGATTttcttaaacatgtttttttgtcctGTGTGACCTGCAGTTTTTAGCGCTGACAGAGGAGGACCTGAACAAGTACGACCTGACGCAAGGAGCAAAGAAGAAACTCAAGACTCAACTGGAACTTCAAAAGACTCAACTTGAGCTACAAAAGTCAGTACAATATGCTGCACACATCACTAATCATGCTGATATATCAAAACATAAAACTGTTTCTTTGACTTATAGTTGAGcggcattaaaggaatactttatgCCAAAAATGTTCATATTTATATAAATTACTCACTCTGTGTTTTGTTAAATCTGTGAAGAAACTGATTCTTTTGCATGCCTCaacagtgaatgaagaatcccaaaacagagaaaaatttgaatgaattgaagtaaatgggggccatgtttaacaacagcaaagctatattaaaacatccgtctacaaactctcacacaacttgtgcagtataacaCAAGTCTCAGTCGtacgctcagtacttcccaaacacatacattttcgtttcgttactatttaaaacaagaCAAGTAGCGCACGTGGTCAAGAACATGCATTTGAAATCTGCATGTGAATATCACTTAAATCCCACCTCCTAGCTCATTTGTTGGCTAGAAAGTTgttagtgttgttgttgttgttgttgttgttaaagttTTGCTGGCCTCCCTTTAactccaattcatcaagaattttctcagtttttgaattctttgttcactttggaagcatgcaagaaaaacgaATTCAGCATAACAATGgtgagtgatacatacacaaataatcatttggggggtgaagtatccACAGtgaatcattttattgaaaaacaaTGCACACTATGCAGAGGCTGATTTCATAGTACTTTTTTAATAACTGTATTGTCAAATAATGTAGctaatttaaaggaatattttgacatcttgggaaatatttgctttcttgctcaGAGTTAGATAAGAGGATAGATACCACTGTCATGCCTGTGCACTTAGTATAAGGCTTCAGCCAGGAGgtaattagcttagcttagcataaatatTGGGATCTGGTTTAATCCATATACAAATAGATATGTAGCTTTAAATAAGAATATGTAAGCTATGTGTTCTTGTCAAGTCTTCATGTGAACAGTGACGGTCAACTCTTACAGCCCAAGACAAATGTCCCACatgtgggacaataaagttaatcttatcttatcttatcctaATTTGTTGTGTCAGGGTGAGTAACATGCTGTGATGTCTTGGTGAACAACGGGTGTACATTGCTGTTTATGGCTACATTTCTAAAAGTGTACATACTTAAAAAAGGAGATTAAATGTGTTCATTTCTGAGCTTTTGAGATGCTGGTAGGTGTAATTTTGAACTTTGGACAGAGCTAGACTTGCTGTTTTCTCCTGCTTCCAGTTGCTAAGCTAATCGCCTTTTGGCTCCAGCTTTAATCATAACCACAAACTTTATATAAACATGGACAGCATGACAAGTGTTGCCAACTTCTTTCCTATGAAGGTAGCCAGCACTAGCACTAGTCGCTAGAAGTTGCCAGATGATGTTACGTGCTTATTTGCATattggtgacatcatcacacattCATATGTATTGGGATAATGAAAGCATTTTACAACTTTGTTGAATTagattcaacaaaaaaaaatcccaacaaaacatttaaatacaatGAGAGCTTGCTGGTGCTTCTAATCCAAGGAGCGAGGGCATCAGCGTAACCATAGAAACTCACTACAGCTGAACATCCCACATGGGGACGCATggtgtctcctctcctcctgcctgccccagACTTAGTGACTGCCAGAGAGAGACTTGGTGTTGTAGGCAAAGGAGCTGCGGACTGGGTTTACTTTTAGCAGCATGCATGGGAATGAATTACAACATAAATATATGTAAAGATATATATCTCTGTTTTTCCCTAATTGTCTGAATAAGTTGCCAAATTTGTCACTTGTTGCTTTTAAGACATTGGCAGCACTGAGCacgacagctccccaaaagtaaAGTCAAAACATCTCGATTCCCGCCCTCTCCTCCctagtggctggctgcagtggtCATAAAGTCCGCCCCCTTCGTATTAGGGGATTGgacaaagtttagttttaattggTTACTTGATGCTATAAAATGGAGCTTTGGCGTCATGACTGAGCACTGTATGTGTCAGTCGGTGTGCTTGTGATCAATAGCACTGCTCGCGATTGGGTCGAACACGTATATGGGTGGGAATTCAATACCGTGGCTCCACTTCCCGGTCGCTACTATGCAGACTGGCTCCAatagtgcaagatggcagcagctgtatcgaagatattttggcttcatttctatacagtcgtccatctttatattcaGTCATTGTAGCTTAACACAGACAAAAGAGTGATATCTTGtaatctaactctcagcaatcATGCAAATTAGCATGTTTTCGATAATGATGAATATTCCCTTCACGCCATCAAAATGCTGAGGACAACGGGAACAAGCAGCATTCCAGTTAAAGTGGTGGTGAGGCTGCTACATCAGAGCTGTGGAGTTGGCCATGGTATGATTGAAATGTAAACAACAGCTGATCATCGTAGATAAATCCCAACATTCTGAAAGCCACTGTTAGTagaacaaaatcaaatcaacaGGGAAACTGTGTTTTTTGTAAACCTGTTTATGTGTAATGAGTGTGACCTAAATATTTACGAGGTGAGGACAGATTCATACGCATATTACAAGAGTCCTTATGTTTTCAATTTAAAGTGGCACAGTCTTAGTTTTGGCAGTTTGTATCCCTTGTATCTAAACTCCATGGAATTGAAGTGTCATCCTGTTAGACCCTGCTCTCTGAgtaacatctactgtatgtgtttgttggAGCCAAGAGTGGCTTAGCACGCATCCTCTCACGTTGTCATGTGCTCCGAATCTGCCAGAACATCTGGAGAAAATCAGGAGAGCAGATTTTGCACTGAGGGCACACAAAATCACTTAgaaattactctgaaaaaatCTGTCCACTTATCTTAACTAGCATATACATTACAGCTTGAATTTGTTTGTCCTCGTGCATAATCGGTACATTCTCATAGAGCGGAAGTGATGAATGCAGTGTAGATGCAGCACTGACATGTTGGCaagtgatgctgctgctgtcctcAGGCGCTGCGATGTGACTTCAACATGAGGCTTGTTGGCATTAAACCCAGTGCAGATCTGTGTGGCAGCGCGTGGAGAAGTTAGCAGATGCTTTGTCCTATTAAAGATTAACAGACAGACTGATTGGCCACTGATTTCAACAGTAAATATGCATCAGTAACGGTCCATACAGCATCAATGGTTAACCAGCTATAAGTGGGCCACAGAGATAAGATATACCTGTGAGCGGATAAGCAACAGAGACACATGcaagaacacaaaaacatggacttGAATATGAATGCGTCCTCATGCCCTGACCCTCTTACTTCCTCAAACACttccatccacacacacacacacacacacacacacacacacacctgggttCTTCACACGTGAACCTGCTCCTGTTATCTCTCAATCGTGTTTCCATCCCCAGTGTCAACAGGTTTCCATTAGACAGGTGGCaacacgtgtgtatgtgtgtgtgtgcatgcttaaACAAGACACAGGAAATGGAAAGTTCCTGCAGTGGTTTTCCAGGCGACAGGTTTGCAGATGTAGAGCAGCAGTTGGGACACAGAAGAGCACGTTGGGTGGATAATGTCTCCCCCTGGTGGTGAGAGGTGGACACAGGCTGCTGTTAAACTCCTGGGCCCAAACTGAGAAAGTTTAGTCATACAAAACAGTTTTTCAGAGAAGCTTGGGCCataaattaaaatttgaaattttatatttaatggtatctaaattattttgtgtctgtttgtctaAAAGAAACGCTCCATCACATGAACTTTATGTATCATTGCCCTTTTATATTTATGCTAAAAATATGcttctaaaaataaacttgaTGTTTACAAAACAGGATGCACCACAACATGCGTCACACctgtttgcctgtgtgtgtcccCAGCAGGGAGATGAAGATGGAGAAACGGCCCTGCAGCGGCATCGCCAGGGTGACACCTTCCAGTCACATGGGACCCTCAACACATCCCACCTCCACTGCAGGTAACACAGCTGGTTTGTCTCAGCCTGTCTCTGCTCAGTCACCTACAATGTTTAGATGTGAGACCAGGTCAAATGTTTGTTGCCAGAGGGCCAAAATGAGTTGATTCATTTGTATGAATTTGTATGATTGTGAAACAGCCTCAGTGCTCAGTTTCCTGGATTAAAAAAGGTTTAGAGAGCCTAAAGTTGCAGTGtgttgaaatgtattttaggAGAGCTGCGAGTGGAGGTGGACGCTGTGCCACATCATCACCCCATCTCGACAGACAGCAGCTCGTCCTCAGGCTACTCCAGCTCTTCCTGCTCCCCTCGGACACCACTCTGCTGTGACTCCACCTTCGACAGGACCAGGGACATTCACAGGCGTAAGTTTTCTTACAAGACTGTTGAATTATCCCAGAGTAATAATCCTGAGAAAAGGACCAAAGCCAGATCAAAGTCTTGAATGTAGCAGCTTTGAAGTGGTGTTAGTGGCAACGCAGTGATTATTTGACTTAATGCTCTTTATCAATTTATTCCCATTTAGgtacaaaataacaataaattctATTATTTTAAGATAATAAATGTACATTAATATGGGCTGGTTGAACAGAAGGCTGCAGCACTTGTTGGATTTACACAATATTTCCACTGTATTATTATGGAAACAAAGAAAGGCAGTAAAATTTCAACATAAAATTTTGTAGCCTAATCTTGTCCGCTAAATATCTGTTCAAATTCCACATTCCCTAGCAATTTTCAGATCTACAAGTTCAGGTCAAATAGAAAAATCAAACTGCTGAAAATGAATTCATCTAATGCAATCAGCAAAATTCAAGATGGAAGATACAAACTTGAACCTCCTCCGAGGATAATCAGCCGGTCAGACCTGTGCACTGTCAGGTATATCATccatgaaaactttttttgaaTTCCTGAAACTTGAATTTGCCTTCTGAagatctttttgtttgtttgtttttcgaATTAGAATTCAGATATTCGGTTTTCCTGGTATAATACTATAAATTCAGTGGTATTTTTAGTAGTGATAAAATGTTACTAATGGGGATTAAGTTAAAACtaaaattattataatttcggaaaaaaacagcacaccTCTAAAAATTTACAAAAACCCTTTCTATCCCTGGTAGTCAGTGGTTGAATTGTAAATTTTTAACAAGGGTAATGCaatgtagctttgatttttttgcatgcacacatcattaaatatgacagcacagatgtgcaaaattaatcaagataaCGAAAAATTTCATGACCTATACCTGCTGCCCTTAaaataatgcagtagtattgctattgcaatacagacaaaaaacattttagagtataaataaaagtagttctgaaatagctgtgaaaattaatcttaCAGTCACTCTTATCCTATAGACATTTCCTTAGCTAGTTATAATCTCCTTACCTGTGAAGCCTTGGGCTGATAATTCGTGCTGCTGTCGggtccctgtcctgatacctgcctggtttctccctgtccctcttctatctattgcagtaatatagataataaatgtgcaaagcaaaatttagAAATAGAATTAAgaatagtagtggtgacatagctgtggaaattaacctcaaagtcacttttatgctatagatattttctctcagccagttataatctctcctcacctgtgaagaccctgcatgatcatccttgctggcctctggtccactgtctcctccctgaccctgctctttatattgtggcaataaagattaaacaaatatgtgcaaagcattagtgagcacaagttcttattaaggaggagtgggtttattcctagcatgaaactagctagcaagtgatttaacataggtaacaataacattagtgttcttgttaactagcttaacttgatatattggcatctattaattagtcatcatttagatAACATTActatctacatgcaacagcattactcaacttacacgGTTAGTTTGGAAGACactgtgcaaggttttttgcttcttgctggctggtttgctgaacatagttaacacacagcagcactgcccAGCAGCACACGTCTTGTCTGTGCGACTGATTCAGATCACAACAGCATGTGTATGCAGCCTTCATGGTGCATTTAAAAACGGCTCGGAAAAACACGTTACCACAtgttaattaaaaatgaattgaatGGTTGTAAGCCgcttcccccccccccaattaCGTCcctccctgcacacacacacagattctagaTTAACAAGGGGGATGGTTTTTGGTCAATTTTTTAACAAAGGGGATGGCATTCCCCCTCATCCTCAATTCAACCACTGCTGGTAGTACATAATTCTCAGTAAAGACAaggggttaaaaaaaatcaatattgtaCAATCCAGTTATCATCTTAATCTCCCTCCCTATACACATCCATCTTGTTATTGGTATAATGCTAGTGACAAACAATCTCGAAGTCATTGTCTGCcataatatgtaaaaaaaaaacaaaaatggtgcCCATTTCTAATTTCCCAGCCCATTATGTTAATCAGACTCTCTGAGGCCAAAGACAAGACATCTCCTAAAACTAGACTAAGATCTTTGGATGATATTTCAAAGCCACAACATGTTAGGCCTATAACATACAAAAATGAATTTGTTTGTGTTGcgttttatttattgaaatcCAAGAACTTCTGACACTCCAATATCAGTGTACCATTTCCCAGGAATCTCGGGATTAAAACTGGTGTAGTTAAACAGATGTAATGGCAGCCCTGAGCAGTCATTTATTATACTGTCTCTTGATTaagttttatgtatttttgtatgcCCTATCTCGGGATGAGCATTGCAAATTAGCTGACGCTATAAATACTGTAGAGTGTGGCATCTTTTTATGGTGCAATACTTGTCGCTATACAAATAGAGATTTTACTGCATCTTAAAGTTGTGTTGATATGTCTGGTTTAACGGCtgtgagaaaaaagtcatattactGGAAATACTGAATCCCCTGTGAGTATAATCTGTGTAATACTGTGtacctttaaaggaatatttttgATTTACTCATTGTTTGTATTGATGTCTAACATGCCTATACTGTCATTTAGTCCCAGCAGatttgcacatacacacataggcATTAGCTTTTAACACACCACTATGTATCTGTGTTCCAGGTGTGTCAGGTCCAGACGCAGCAGGAGGGGGTCCAGAGAAGGACCGGTCCTGTCTCTTCATCCTGAACTCCAGCTGCCCCACAGGCTCCAGTCGCCCCACAGCCCAAGTCCTACCTGTCCAAACCGACCcagctcctcctcatcctccctcctgctcctccCACCTCCCCCTCGGCCTGCCGCAGTCTCCTTACCACCCACAGGCCAGTTACCCCCAAACCCTGCTCTCCCCGGTCTCAAACCCAGCACGCATCCTGACTTCCCCTCGTAAGCCCCGGCCCCCTCCGCTGTGCACAGAGGACAGGACTAAGCCGCTGGGCTCGGGCCTGCCTGTAGCTGGTGCAGGCTTCAGTGCTGGGCTCAGTGTGGGGATGGGGGTGAGGCTGGAGAGCCTGTTTCCTGGGCTCAACATGGACGGCTCCTCCACACTCCAGGACTCGCTGGTTTGCCGTGGCCTGGCGGGAGGAGCTGTGGGTCTGATGGTAGAGACCAGCTCTGCTCTGACCTCCACCTCCAACAGCCTCCACCATGTCTCCCACCCCCCTCTGCActtccacctctcctcctcttcatcccccTCTCCATCTGGATTCTACTCCTACCCACCtacctctttctcctcttcctgtccCTCCACAAAGTCTGCCTCACAGTCTGGCAGCTCCAGCAGTGCCAGTGGctttgtttccatggcaaccacAAGCAGTCTTCCTGTGGCTGCTGTGCCAGGCAACACTTACTACCCAGCCCAGCCTACCTCTAGCCCCTCCCCTTCCCCGTCCTCTGCCTCTTCATTGGATCAAAGTTCAGGTCACACCCCCtccatgtgtgtctgcagctcctGCGGTTGTCGGGGGAACTGCGGTGCCTACGGGGCGTTGCCTGGATACGCAGCGACTGGCTACCTGCAGCCGTTCTCGGCTGGCCCCTCACTCTTCACCCTGGGccctctgctccacctcagcccCCTGATAGCCTCGTCGAGTGCCGGTGGCCCCGGAGCTTCACCCTTCT is part of the Epinephelus lanceolatus isolate andai-2023 chromosome 5, ASM4190304v1, whole genome shotgun sequence genome and encodes:
- the zcchc14 gene encoding zinc finger CCHC domain-containing protein 14 isoform X1 translates to MVESRGCVQREGVYRWFSSLTSAQRAEFLCGLLDLCVPIELRFLGSCLEDLARKDYHSLRDAEIKANNPADLSGLTNITDEVVRSKLLVSLALLGSDNREAAGVLYRTLTHIDTVINNYGLALNDGRTEEQFLLLFTMASHHPAFSFHQKQVLRQQLSQIQDILQVSRGGGGGEAQAAGPGGDRAAACYTQPHHHYHHQTVPLPLASLSPAACSVLDASAAQLPLSSCQPCHTHCTCWHKSQTREAGTVSGLGSGLTMGRREQAVSQELTPPHTDLPPPPPPPPPPPPPPPPLPPPPPHLPPLPAGQGQDAAAPTKNLQGKTGKVVIERVVLRGVTPKSEDTSEYVFEASWSDGFVSSVIRTQPEVTELLTQLSQAFPDDGVEKLLPQSIELDPRCLTALPCHVLQHHSVQLFFTSTRPLSPNCPASLPSPLPPLPSPIPTAPVAPTCPFTSSSNLGCMVQYRGANRAVYRVASVQPVVSTHSSVMTRPSPHLSSLPPPLPPSIPPPQHSPQMSSLPPPVPALPAQCSLAGGGDPSSQPHPQHSQSHSYSQQHSQHHLHPQSSSQSSTQSQSLHLSHSQPTSHSHSQSLSYPQSHSLSRSQSHTQAQSQSQSQLNTPEQNGILDWLRRLRLHKYYPVFKQLTMEEFLALTEEDLNKYDLTQGAKKKLKTQLELQKTQLELQKMHHNMRHTCLPVCVPSREMKMEKRPCSGIARVTPSSHMGPSTHPTSTAGELRVEVDAVPHHHPISTDSSSSSGYSSSSCSPRTPLCCDSTFDRTRDIHRRVSGPDAAGGGPEKDRSCLFILNSSCPTGSSRPTAQVLPVQTDPAPPHPPSCSSHLPLGLPQSPYHPQASYPQTLLSPVSNPARILTSPRKPRPPPLCTEDRTKPLGSGLPVAGAGFSAGLSVGMGVRLESLFPGLNMDGSSTLQDSLVCRGLAGGAVGLMVETSSALTSTSNSLHHVSHPPLHFHLSSSSSPSPSGFYSYPPTSFSSSCPSTKSASQSGSSSSASGFVSMATTSSLPVAAVPGNTYYPAQPTSSPSPSPSSASSLDQSSGHTPSMCVCSSCGCRGNCGAYGALPGYAATGYLQPFSAGPSLFTLGPLLHLSPLIASSSAGGPGASPFSYPMMVPPPLYRHSPVSHDQQQGFAFYHPHGILGNGSQKRAPGNVSCYNCGATGHRAEECKQPAMDSAQQGTFRLKYTPHSDSKDSGD
- the zcchc14 gene encoding zinc finger CCHC domain-containing protein 14 isoform X2; its protein translation is MVESRGCVQREGVYRWFSSLTSAQRAEFLCGLLDLCVPIELRFLGSCLEDLARKDYHSLRDAEIKANNPADLSGLTNITDEVVRSKLLVSLALLGSDNREAAGVLYRTLTHIDTVINNYGLALNDGRTEEQFLLLFTMASHHPAFSFHQKQVLRQQLSQIQDILQVSRGGGGGEAQAAGPGGDRAAACYTQPHHHYHHQTVPLPLASLSPAACSVLDASAAQLPLSSCQPCHTHCTCWHKSQTREAGTVSGLGSGLTMGRREQAVSQELTPPHTDLPPPPPPPPPPPPPPPPLPPPPPHLPPLPAGQGQDAAAPTKNLQGKTGKVVIERVVLRGVTPKSEDTSEYVFEASWSDGFVSSVIRTQPEVTELLTQLSQAFPDDGVEKLLPQSIELDPRCLTALPCHVLQHHSVQLFFTSTRPLSPNCPASLPSPLPPLPSPIPTAPVAPTCPFTSSSNLGCMVQYRGANRAVYRVASVQPVVSTHSSVMTRPSPHLSSLPPPLPPSIPPPQHSPQMSSLPPPVPALPAQCSLAGGGDPSSQPHPQHSQSHSYSQQHSQHHLHPQSSSQSSTQSQSLHLSHSQPTSHSHSQSLSYPQSHSLSRSQSHTQAQSQSQSQLNTPEQNGILDWLRRLRLHKYYPVFKQLTMEEFLALTEEDLNKYDLTQGAKKKLKTQLELQKTQLELQNREMKMEKRPCSGIARVTPSSHMGPSTHPTSTAGELRVEVDAVPHHHPISTDSSSSSGYSSSSCSPRTPLCCDSTFDRTRDIHRRVSGPDAAGGGPEKDRSCLFILNSSCPTGSSRPTAQVLPVQTDPAPPHPPSCSSHLPLGLPQSPYHPQASYPQTLLSPVSNPARILTSPRKPRPPPLCTEDRTKPLGSGLPVAGAGFSAGLSVGMGVRLESLFPGLNMDGSSTLQDSLVCRGLAGGAVGLMVETSSALTSTSNSLHHVSHPPLHFHLSSSSSPSPSGFYSYPPTSFSSSCPSTKSASQSGSSSSASGFVSMATTSSLPVAAVPGNTYYPAQPTSSPSPSPSSASSLDQSSGHTPSMCVCSSCGCRGNCGAYGALPGYAATGYLQPFSAGPSLFTLGPLLHLSPLIASSSAGGPGASPFSYPMMVPPPLYRHSPVSHDQQQGFAFYHPHGILGNGSQKRAPGNVSCYNCGATGHRAEECKQPAMDSAQQGTFRLKYTPHSDSKDSGD